A region of the Prevotella melaninogenica genome:
GCTTGCCGTATTAAAGCCAGGCGACACCTTTATGGGACTCGACCTTGACCAGGGTGGTCATCTCTCTCATGGTAGTGAGGTGAATACATCTGGTATTCTTTATAACCATGTAGGCTATACGCTGAATCCCGAGACAGGTCGTGTTGACTATGACGAGATGGAGCGTCTTGCACGTGAACACAAACCAAAGCTTATCATCGGTGGTGGTTCTGCGTACAGCCGTGAGTGGGATTATAAACGTATGCGCCAGATTGCTGACGAGGTTGGTGCTTTGCTGCTGATTGACATGGCTCACCCTGCTGGTCTTATCGCTGCAGGTCTACTCGATAACCCTGTTAAATATGCACATATTGTTACTACAACAACCCACAAGACACTTCGTGGTCCTCGTGGTGGCATTATCCTTATGGGCAAGGACTTCGATAACCCTTGGGGCTTGACAACTAAGAAAGGCGAATTGAAACCAATGTCTATGCTCTTTAATTCTGCTGTATTCCCTGGAAACCAGGGTGGACCATTGGAGCATGTAATTGCAGCTAAGGCTGTAGGCTTCGGTGAGAACCTTCTGCCAAGTTGGAAGGAATATGCTATGCAGGTGAAGAAGAATGCTTCTGTTCTCGCTCAGGCACTTGTTGAGAAAGGCTTTAGCATTGTTAGCGGTGGCACAGACAACCACTCTATGCTCCTTGACCTACGTCAGAAGTAT
Encoded here:
- the glyA gene encoding serine hydroxymethyltransferase; this encodes MRRDQEIFDLIEMEHKRQLKGMELIASENFVSDEVMQAMGSYLTNKYAEGYPGKRYYGGCQVVDQVETLAIERVKQLFGAEYANVQPHSGAQANQAVLLAVLKPGDTFMGLDLDQGGHLSHGSEVNTSGILYNHVGYTLNPETGRVDYDEMERLAREHKPKLIIGGGSAYSREWDYKRMRQIADEVGALLLIDMAHPAGLIAAGLLDNPVKYAHIVTTTTHKTLRGPRGGIILMGKDFDNPWGLTTKKGELKPMSMLFNSAVFPGNQGGPLEHVIAAKAVGFGENLLPSWKEYAMQVKKNASVLAQALVEKGFSIVSGGTDNHSMLLDLRQKYPDLTGKVAENALVAADITANKNKVPYDERSAFQTSGLRLGTAAMTTRGCKEDMMLLCADLIDEVLSDPENDQVIKRVREKVNETMKDYPLFAY